In Mycobacterium sp. 050128, one genomic interval encodes:
- a CDS encoding HAD-IB family hydrolase/lysophospholipid acyltransferase family protein yields the protein MSAAKDRGIPTPPKDLRLPGSVAEIRASAPGPKIGAFFDMDGTLVAGFTAVILTQERLRRRDMGVGELLSMVQAGLNHRLGRLEFEDLISKASEALRGRMLSDLEEIGERLFAQRIESRIYPEMRELVRAHVARGHTVVLSSSALTIQVNPVARFLGIANTLTNKFAVNDDGMLTGEVVEPILWGPGKADAVQRFAAENGIDLKDSYFYADGDEDVALMYLVGNPRPTNPEGKMAAVAKRRGWPVLEFNSRGTVGIRPQVRTLAGISSMLPVAAGALGVGLLTLSRRRGVNFFTSMFPQTLLGASGVSLNVIGKENLTAQRPAVFIFNHRNQVDPVIAGALVRDNWVAIAKKELQKDPLVGTLGKLTDGVFIDRDDPIAAMETMAEVEERAKKGLSILIAPEGTRIDTTEVGPFKKGPFRIAMAAGIPIVPIVIRNAEIVAARNSTTINPGTVDVAVFPPISVTDWTVETLPDHITEVRQLYLDTLANWPEDELPDADLYAEKKATKKAPAKPAAKATATKATKAPAKKAPAKKAAPRKSAAKSAKPAANSQPAQPNPNESEVALKDGETAQPGADQAGGAESTSRPKGRT from the coding sequence ATGAGCGCCGCCAAAGATCGCGGGATACCAACGCCCCCAAAGGATTTACGACTGCCCGGCTCGGTCGCCGAAATCCGCGCCAGCGCCCCCGGCCCCAAAATCGGTGCGTTCTTCGACATGGACGGAACGCTGGTCGCCGGGTTCACCGCGGTCATCCTCACCCAGGAACGCTTGCGCCGGCGCGACATGGGTGTGGGGGAGCTGCTCAGCATGGTTCAGGCCGGCCTGAACCACCGGCTCGGCCGTCTCGAGTTCGAAGATCTGATCAGTAAGGCATCCGAGGCGCTGCGTGGCCGGATGTTGAGCGACCTGGAGGAGATCGGCGAGCGACTCTTCGCCCAACGGATCGAGTCGCGGATTTATCCGGAGATGCGTGAACTGGTGCGCGCCCACGTCGCTCGCGGCCACACCGTGGTGCTCAGCTCGTCGGCGCTGACCATCCAGGTCAATCCGGTAGCCCGGTTCCTCGGGATCGCCAACACACTCACCAACAAGTTCGCGGTCAACGACGACGGGATGCTGACCGGCGAGGTCGTCGAGCCGATTTTGTGGGGACCGGGCAAAGCCGATGCGGTACAACGGTTTGCGGCCGAGAACGGCATCGACCTGAAGGACAGTTACTTCTACGCCGACGGCGACGAGGACGTCGCGTTGATGTACCTGGTCGGCAATCCACGGCCAACCAACCCCGAGGGCAAGATGGCCGCCGTCGCCAAGCGGCGGGGCTGGCCGGTCCTGGAATTCAACAGCCGGGGCACCGTGGGCATCCGGCCGCAAGTGCGCACGCTGGCCGGCATCAGCTCGATGCTCCCGGTCGCGGCCGGCGCACTCGGTGTCGGGCTGCTGACGCTGAGCCGGCGGCGTGGGGTGAATTTCTTCACCTCGATGTTCCCCCAGACGTTGTTGGGTGCCAGCGGTGTCAGCCTGAACGTCATCGGCAAAGAAAATCTGACCGCACAGCGGCCCGCGGTGTTTATCTTCAACCACCGCAACCAGGTTGACCCCGTCATCGCCGGCGCGTTGGTGCGCGACAACTGGGTCGCTATCGCCAAAAAAGAGTTGCAGAAGGACCCGTTGGTGGGCACCCTCGGCAAGCTCACCGATGGTGTGTTCATCGACCGCGATGACCCGATCGCCGCGATGGAGACGATGGCCGAGGTCGAGGAGCGCGCCAAGAAGGGCCTGTCGATCCTGATCGCGCCGGAAGGTACCCGGATCGACACCACCGAGGTAGGGCCGTTCAAGAAGGGGCCGTTCCGCATCGCGATGGCAGCGGGAATTCCGATCGTGCCCATCGTGATTCGCAACGCGGAGATCGTTGCCGCCCGCAACTCCACCACGATCAATCCGGGCACGGTCGACGTCGCGGTGTTCCCGCCGATCTCCGTGACGGACTGGACAGTCGAGACGCTGCCCGACCACATCACCGAGGTGCGTCAGCTTTATCTGGACACCTTGGCCAACTGGCCCGAAGACGAACTGCCCGACGCCGATTTATACGCCGAGAAGAAGGCGACAAAAAAGGCGCCGGCCAAGCCGGCTGCCAAGGCCACCGCGACGAAAGCAACCAAGGCACCGGCGAAGAAAGCGCCTGCCAAGAAGGCCGCACCCCGAAAGTCTGCGGCCAAGTCGGCCAAGCCCGCAGCCAATTCACAACCAGCGCAGCCGAATCCGAATGAATCGGAGGTCGCGCTCAAAGACGGTGAGACGGCGCAGCCCGGTGCGGACCAGGCCGGTGGCGCCGAGTCTACGTCTCGGCCCAAAGGGCGCACGTGA
- a CDS encoding glycerol-3-phosphate 1-O-acyltransferase, with amino-acid sequence MTLPAADTSAVLTAQDSLVLASMESGIETQLVMEWLGRQRARNPDVKFDVLKLPPGGAPPTALNLLVDQLKSVEDRSVVPVRVFWLPAPDRGRAAKLAGLLPGWDPYHPNQRRQRQILHKDRHRARVVTGEAATVSELRQQWRDTTVGEDERDFAQFVTRRAILALERAEYRILGPQYKSPRLVKPEILASTRFRAGLKKIPGATVEEAGKMLDELATGWSRVSVDLVSVLARAICRGFEPEIDYDAFQIAAMRTGLELHPAVLLFSHRSYIDGAVVPVAMQENRLPPVHVFAGINLSFGLMGPLLRRSGVIFIRRDIADNPLYKYVLREYVGYIVEKRFNLSWSIEGTRSRTGKMLPPKLGLMSYVANAYLDGRSEDILLQPVSIGFDQLHETAEYAAYARGGEKTPEGVLWLYNFIKAQGERNYGKIYVRFPEAVSMRQYLGPPHGPLAQDDDAKRLALQKMSFEVAWRILRATPVTATGLVCALLLTTRGAALTLDQLHHTLQDSLDYLDRKNTPVSNSALRLRTRDGVRAAVDALSNGHPITRVDSGREPVWLIAPEKEHAAAFYRNSVIHAFLETSIVELALAHARHTEGDRMEAFWSQAMRLRDLLKFDFYFADSTAFRDNIAEEMAWHDDWEGHVAAGGAAIDALLFAKRPLMSDAMLRVFFEAYEIVADVLRDAPADVGQKELTESALGVGQQYVAQTRVRSSESVSTLLFATARQVVADQDLIGAAPDLAERRIAFRRELRAIVRDFGYVEHIARNQFVAREFQAREERTARPAG; translated from the coding sequence GTGACCCTACCGGCCGCAGACACCAGCGCAGTCCTGACCGCGCAAGATTCGCTGGTGTTGGCGTCCATGGAGTCCGGTATCGAAACGCAGCTGGTGATGGAATGGCTGGGTCGGCAGCGAGCCCGGAATCCGGATGTGAAGTTCGACGTGCTCAAGCTGCCGCCCGGCGGCGCGCCGCCGACAGCGCTGAATCTGCTTGTCGACCAGCTGAAGTCCGTCGAAGACCGTTCGGTCGTTCCGGTGCGGGTGTTTTGGCTCCCGGCTCCCGATCGCGGTAGGGCCGCGAAGCTGGCCGGGTTGCTTCCCGGCTGGGATCCCTATCACCCCAACCAGCGTCGGCAGCGCCAGATCCTGCACAAGGATCGCCACCGTGCCCGGGTGGTGACGGGCGAAGCGGCCACGGTGTCCGAACTCCGGCAGCAGTGGCGCGATACCACCGTCGGCGAAGATGAACGAGATTTCGCCCAATTCGTCACGCGCCGAGCCATTTTAGCGTTGGAGCGGGCCGAATACCGAATCCTCGGACCGCAGTACAAGTCTCCGCGGCTGGTGAAGCCGGAGATCTTGGCGTCCACCCGGTTTCGGGCGGGACTGAAGAAGATTCCGGGTGCCACTGTCGAGGAAGCCGGCAAGATGCTCGACGAGTTGGCCACCGGATGGAGCCGGGTGTCGGTCGACCTGGTTTCCGTTCTGGCCAGGGCGATTTGCCGCGGATTCGAACCCGAGATCGACTACGACGCGTTTCAGATCGCCGCGATGCGCACCGGGCTGGAACTCCATCCGGCGGTGCTGCTGTTCTCGCACCGGTCCTACATCGACGGTGCGGTGGTGCCGGTCGCGATGCAGGAGAACCGGTTGCCGCCGGTGCACGTGTTCGCCGGTATCAACCTGTCGTTCGGATTGATGGGCCCGCTGTTGCGCCGCTCCGGCGTCATCTTCATCCGCCGTGACATCGCCGACAATCCGCTCTACAAATACGTTCTGCGCGAATACGTCGGCTACATCGTCGAGAAGCGGTTCAACCTCAGCTGGTCCATCGAGGGCACTCGGTCGCGCACCGGCAAGATGCTGCCTCCCAAGCTCGGCCTGATGTCCTATGTGGCCAACGCGTATCTGGACGGCCGCAGCGAAGATATTCTGCTGCAACCGGTTTCGATCGGCTTCGACCAGCTGCACGAGACCGCCGAATACGCGGCCTACGCCCGTGGCGGGGAGAAGACGCCCGAGGGCGTGCTGTGGCTGTACAACTTCATCAAGGCGCAGGGCGAGCGCAACTACGGCAAGATCTACGTCCGCTTCCCCGAGGCGGTCTCGATGCGCCAGTACCTCGGCCCGCCGCATGGCCCGCTGGCCCAAGACGACGACGCCAAACGTCTTGCGCTGCAGAAGATGTCGTTCGAAGTTGCGTGGCGGATCCTGCGCGCGACGCCGGTGACGGCGACGGGTTTGGTGTGCGCATTGCTGCTCACCACCCGCGGTGCGGCGCTGACGCTAGACCAACTCCACCACACCTTGCAGGACTCGTTGGATTACTTGGACCGCAAGAACACCCCGGTGTCGAACAGTGCGTTGCGGCTGCGCACCCGCGACGGTGTGCGTGCGGCGGTCGACGCATTGTCCAACGGGCACCCGATCACCCGCGTCGACAGTGGCCGCGAACCGGTGTGGCTGATCGCGCCCGAGAAGGAGCACGCCGCGGCGTTCTACCGGAACTCGGTCATCCACGCCTTCCTGGAGACCTCGATCGTCGAACTCGCCCTGGCGCATGCCCGGCACACCGAAGGCGACCGCATGGAAGCCTTCTGGTCTCAGGCGATGCGGCTGCGCGATCTGCTCAAATTCGACTTCTACTTCGCCGATTCGACGGCCTTCCGCGACAACATCGCCGAAGAGATGGCATGGCATGACGACTGGGAGGGCCACGTCGCAGCCGGCGGCGCCGCGATCGATGCGCTGCTGTTCGCCAAGCGGCCGTTGATGTCCGACGCGATGCTGCGGGTGTTCTTCGAGGCCTACGAGATCGTCGCCGACGTCTTGCGCGATGCGCCCGCCGACGTCGGGCAAAAAGAACTCACCGAGTCCGCGCTCGGGGTCGGCCAGCAGTACGTCGCGCAGACCCGGGTGCGCAGCAGCGAGTCGGTGTCCACACTGCTGTTTGCCACCGCGCGCCAGGTCGTCGCCGATCAGGATCTGATCGGGGCCGCCCCGGACCTGGCCGAACGCCGGATCGCCTTCCGGCGCGAATTGCGGGCGATCGTGCGGGACTTCGGCTACGTCGAGCACATCGCCCGCAACCAATTCGTGGCCCGCGAATTCCAGGCACGCGAGGAGCGCACCGCGCGCCCGGCCGGGTAG